From Candidatus Nomurabacteria bacterium:
GCGCTGTTTACTCTCTATTCATCTCCCTAATACACCAACTCCTTTCCAGCCTGCTCCCAGGTCACGATCCCGCCTGTAAGATCTACCACATTGGTGAAGCCAAGCTTGCGCATCTTGCTCAGAGTCTGTCCAGTGCGATTGCCACTCCGACAATAGATCGCATACGATACATCACGATCGAGCTTGGCGAGCTGCGTATCAAAATCAGCTGCGTAAAAATCAATGTTCGCCGCCCCTTCAATGTGCCCGCCATCGTA
This genomic window contains:
- a CDS encoding rhodanese-like domain-containing protein, giving the protein MNIPQHYIALGIIAIGVSGFFMTYQGTPAAVGMAVEQQIKSVPAQAFAEYIDNDAVVLLDIRTPEEYDGGHIEGAANIDFYAADFDTQLAKLDRDVSYAIYCRSGNRTGQTLSKMRKLGFTNVVDLTGGIVTWEQAGKELVY